GCGCAGCTCGATCCGCAGAAGGCGGTCGCGGTGCTCGTGCGGCGCGGCGACAACACGCAGTTCGTGCCGGTGCGCCCGCGCCCGATCCAGAAGTAACGCGCCGATGTTCACGCTCTACGGCCGCGGCTGGTGCCACCTGTGCGACGACATGCGCGATGCGCTGGCGCCGGTGGCGGCCGAATTCGGCATTGCCGTCGACTACGTCGATATCGATGCCGATCCGGCACTCGTTGCCCGTTACGACGAGGGCGTGCCGGTACTGTTGCTGGACGGCACGGAAGTGTGCCGCCACCGGTTCGACGAGGCGAGGGTGCGCAGTGCGCTGACGGCGCGGCGCTGAACCTGGCCCCGTCGCCGGCCGCGCCGTCCGTGCGACGCAGCCAGGTGACGAGTCTGCCCG
The sequence above is a segment of the Burkholderia diffusa genome. Coding sequences within it:
- a CDS encoding glutaredoxin family protein; this translates as MFTLYGRGWCHLCDDMRDALAPVAAEFGIAVDYVDIDADPALVARYDEGVPVLLLDGTEVCRHRFDEARVRSALTARR